The following are encoded in a window of Bradyrhizobium sp. WBOS07 genomic DNA:
- a CDS encoding CaiB/BaiF CoA-transferase family protein yields MQSSPSTSRRSGPLAGLKVVDLTHVMAGPTCTLMLADMGADVIKIEKSPNGDDTRHSVPPKIGDEAASFLMMNRNKRGIVLDLKTEGGKQVLRRLIAEADVLVENFAPGAMERLGFGYEALHEQYPSLIYCSLSGFGRTGPYKHRRGFDLVAQAMSGIMSFTGERPDGPPVKCGPPLSDITAGLLASMGILAAYTHRLKTGEGQWVETSLYEAALVQTYWQSTIALAAGTAPRAMGSAHPLNAPYQAFEASDGWLVVGGANKKHWLLMLEALGASELAVDPRFVNGADRMANLRELEAVLSERFRTRSRAHWLAALDEKGVPCGPVHDMLEALSDPQTLAREMVVEVEHSTLGPVKTIGLPVKFSETPGKVLSGAPVYGEHTREVLAEHGFDQMQIEALAKEGAIVLGSARREERVA; encoded by the coding sequence ATGCAAAGTTCGCCATCTACCTCGCGCCGTTCGGGACCGCTCGCCGGCCTCAAGGTCGTCGATCTCACCCATGTCATGGCGGGGCCGACCTGCACCCTGATGCTCGCCGACATGGGCGCCGACGTCATCAAGATCGAGAAATCGCCCAACGGCGACGATACCCGTCATTCGGTGCCGCCGAAGATCGGGGATGAGGCGGCCTCCTTCCTGATGATGAACCGCAACAAGCGCGGCATCGTGCTGGACCTCAAGACCGAGGGCGGCAAGCAGGTGCTGCGCCGCCTGATCGCGGAGGCCGACGTGCTGGTGGAGAATTTTGCGCCCGGCGCGATGGAACGTCTCGGCTTCGGTTACGAGGCGCTGCACGAGCAATATCCATCGCTGATCTATTGCTCGCTGTCGGGCTTTGGCCGCACCGGTCCCTACAAGCACCGCCGTGGTTTCGATCTCGTCGCGCAGGCCATGAGCGGCATCATGAGCTTTACCGGCGAACGCCCCGACGGTCCGCCGGTGAAATGCGGCCCGCCGCTGTCCGACATCACTGCCGGCCTGCTCGCGAGCATGGGCATCCTTGCGGCCTACACGCACCGTCTCAAGACCGGCGAGGGGCAGTGGGTCGAGACCTCGCTGTACGAGGCCGCGCTGGTGCAGACCTATTGGCAGTCGACCATCGCGCTCGCCGCAGGTACCGCGCCGCGCGCGATGGGCTCGGCCCACCCGCTCAACGCGCCGTACCAGGCGTTCGAAGCCTCGGACGGCTGGCTCGTGGTCGGCGGTGCCAACAAGAAGCACTGGCTGTTAATGCTGGAGGCGCTCGGCGCGAGTGAACTCGCCGTCGATCCGCGCTTCGTCAACGGCGCCGACCGCATGGCGAATCTTAGGGAGCTCGAAGCGGTCTTGAGCGAGCGCTTCCGCACCCGATCGCGGGCGCACTGGCTCGCCGCGCTGGACGAGAAGGGCGTGCCGTGCGGCCCCGTGCACGACATGCTGGAGGCGCTCAGCGATCCGCAGACGCTGGCGCGCGAGATGGTCGTCGAGGTCGAGCATTCCACGCTCGGTCCCGTGAAGACGATCGGGCTTCCCGTGAAGTTTTCGGAGACCCCAGGCAAAGTGCTGTCAGGCGCACCGGTCTACGGTGAGCACACGAGAGAGGTGCTGGCCGAGCACGGGTTCGACCAGATGCAGATCGAAGCGCTCGCCAAAGAAGGCGCCATCGTCCTGGGCTCGGCAAGACGCGAGGAACGCGTCGCCTGA
- a CDS encoding enoyl-CoA hydratase/isomerase family protein, giving the protein MDLAAEADDLVFECNDGIGRITFNRPQARNAFTFAMYERLAAICEQANRDQTIKVLVLRGAGDKAFASGTDINQFRAFKTPQDAIDYENRIDRVLTTLEQCRVPTIAAINGFCTGGGAGIAAACDLRIGTASAKIGFPIARTLGNCLSMSNVSRLTALVGAARVKDLIFTARLVGAAEAASVGLLGEVVEDIAALDRRADEVARLLASHAPLTLNATKQAVARLQRRLSRDEGEDLILMCYTSQDFREGLDAFLNKRAPQWRGQ; this is encoded by the coding sequence ATGGACCTGGCGGCGGAGGCGGACGACCTCGTTTTTGAATGCAACGACGGCATCGGGCGGATCACCTTCAACCGGCCGCAGGCGCGCAACGCCTTCACTTTCGCGATGTACGAACGGCTCGCCGCAATCTGCGAGCAGGCCAACCGCGACCAGACCATCAAGGTGCTGGTGCTGCGCGGAGCCGGCGACAAGGCCTTCGCCTCGGGCACCGACATCAACCAGTTCCGCGCGTTCAAGACGCCGCAGGACGCGATCGACTACGAGAACCGCATCGACCGGGTTCTGACCACGCTGGAGCAGTGCCGGGTGCCGACCATTGCGGCGATCAACGGGTTCTGCACCGGGGGCGGGGCGGGCATTGCCGCGGCCTGCGACCTGCGTATCGGCACGGCAAGCGCGAAGATCGGCTTTCCGATCGCGCGGACGCTCGGCAATTGCCTGTCGATGTCCAACGTCAGCCGTCTCACCGCGCTGGTTGGCGCGGCGCGCGTCAAGGACCTGATTTTCACCGCGCGCCTGGTCGGCGCCGCGGAAGCTGCCAGCGTCGGGCTGCTCGGCGAGGTCGTCGAGGATATCGCCGCGCTGGATCGCCGTGCCGACGAGGTTGCCCGGCTGCTCGCGAGCCACGCGCCGCTGACGCTGAACGCGACCAAGCAGGCGGTCGCCCGCCTGCAGCGGCGGCTGTCGCGGGACGAGGGCGAGGACCTCATCCTGATGTGCTACACGAGCCAGGATTTTCGCGAAGGGCTCGATGCTTTCCTCAACAAGCGCGCGCCGCAATGGCGCGGCCAATAG
- a CDS encoding tripartite tricarboxylate transporter substrate binding protein, whose amino-acid sequence MGRTSTFLLSAAATVLAGTMPALGAWQPQKPIEFVATAGPGGGTDNLARAVQNIITKHKLTEQPVVVVNKGGGSGAEGYVYGKASAGDPYKVIFGTSNAWQQPLVSKVAFNYTDLTPIAAMAQDEFLLWVKQDSPYKNAGDYLKAAATGEFKMGGAQSKDTDEVLTRMIEKVGKVKLTYIPFKSGAETAVQLAGGHLDSHVNNPSESLGQWRGGTQRPLCVFSPKRLPQGPKVTATEGWSDVPTCVEQGLDIKQYEQPRTVWLPGKVTPDQAAFYVDLMKKVQATPEWKDYIEKTSQVDTFLTGAEFDKFIKADLEHVKQVAGEQGWLVK is encoded by the coding sequence ATGGGTCGGACGTCAACATTTCTGCTCTCCGCGGCCGCGACCGTGCTCGCCGGCACCATGCCGGCGCTCGGTGCCTGGCAACCGCAAAAGCCGATCGAGTTCGTGGCGACCGCCGGGCCGGGCGGCGGCACCGACAATCTCGCCCGAGCGGTGCAGAACATCATCACCAAGCACAAGCTGACGGAGCAGCCGGTCGTCGTCGTCAACAAGGGCGGCGGCAGCGGCGCCGAAGGCTACGTCTACGGCAAGGCGTCGGCCGGCGATCCCTACAAGGTGATCTTCGGCACCTCGAACGCCTGGCAGCAGCCGCTCGTCTCCAAGGTCGCCTTCAACTACACCGATCTCACCCCGATCGCGGCGATGGCGCAGGACGAGTTCCTGCTCTGGGTCAAGCAGGATTCGCCTTACAAGAATGCCGGCGATTATCTGAAGGCGGCAGCAACTGGCGAATTCAAGATGGGCGGCGCGCAGTCCAAGGACACCGACGAAGTCCTGACGCGCATGATCGAGAAGGTCGGCAAGGTCAAGCTGACCTACATCCCTTTCAAGAGCGGCGCCGAGACCGCCGTGCAGCTTGCCGGCGGACATCTCGACTCCCACGTCAACAATCCCAGCGAGAGCCTCGGGCAATGGCGCGGCGGCACGCAGCGTCCGCTCTGCGTGTTCAGCCCGAAGCGGTTGCCGCAGGGGCCGAAGGTCACCGCGACCGAAGGCTGGAGCGACGTTCCGACCTGCGTCGAGCAGGGCCTCGACATCAAGCAATATGAGCAGCCGCGCACGGTGTGGCTGCCCGGCAAGGTCACGCCGGACCAGGCCGCGTTCTATGTCGACCTCATGAAGAAGGTACAGGCAACGCCGGAATGGAAGGACTACATCGAGAAGACGTCTCAGGTCGACACCTTCCTGACCGGCGCCGAGTTCGACAAGTTCATCAAGGCGGACCTCGAACACGTCAAGCAGGTCGCCGGCGAGCAAGGCTGGCTGGTGAAGTGA
- a CDS encoding tripartite tricarboxylate transporter permease, which produces MDNLAELLHGFTIAVTVPHLALMVVGVLLGILVGVLPGLGAPNGVSLLLPLTFGMQPVSAIILLSSMYWGALFGGSVTSILFNIPGEPSSVATTFDGYPMARDGRPTTALATAFGSAAFGALVGVVLITFLASWVAQVALAFGPAEYFAVYFLAFASFVGMGGAAPIKTVVALAIGFAIAAIGIDTVSGSVRLNMGIDELVKGVSFVVAVMGLFGIGELLVAVEEEFHARAVSSKIDWREVFRAVGRLPRHGVALLRSAAIGCWMGITPGGPTAASFMSYGIARRFSRRGRYFGTGEVEGIVSPETADHAAGTSALLPMLALGIPGSATAAVMMGGLMIWGLNPGPMLFVDQKDFVWGLIASMYVGNIVAVVLVLLTVPVFAALMRIPFVVIAPLIVIICVVGAYSVSNSYLDVIMMLGFGVVGYLFKKLFYPLAPLVLAIVIGDKAEDAFRQSMLMSKGSLGIFFANKLVTCLIVAGIALLLLPLVLQLARLWRKPASPDATSQEKAII; this is translated from the coding sequence ATGGACAATCTCGCGGAGCTGCTGCACGGCTTCACCATCGCGGTCACCGTGCCGCATCTGGCCCTGATGGTCGTCGGCGTGCTGCTCGGCATTCTCGTCGGCGTGCTGCCGGGGCTGGGCGCGCCGAACGGCGTGTCGCTGCTGTTGCCGCTGACCTTCGGCATGCAGCCGGTGTCGGCGATCATCCTGCTCTCCAGCATGTATTGGGGCGCGCTGTTCGGTGGCTCTGTGACCTCGATCCTGTTCAATATTCCGGGCGAGCCGTCGTCGGTCGCGACCACCTTCGACGGCTATCCCATGGCACGGGACGGCCGGCCGACCACGGCGCTGGCGACCGCCTTCGGTTCGGCGGCGTTTGGCGCGCTGGTCGGCGTGGTCCTGATCACGTTCCTGGCGTCCTGGGTGGCGCAGGTCGCGCTCGCCTTTGGTCCCGCCGAATATTTTGCGGTCTACTTCCTGGCCTTTGCCAGCTTCGTCGGCATGGGCGGCGCGGCGCCGATCAAGACGGTCGTGGCGCTCGCGATCGGCTTTGCCATCGCAGCGATCGGTATCGACACCGTCTCCGGCAGCGTGCGCCTCAACATGGGCATCGACGAGCTCGTCAAGGGCGTCAGCTTCGTTGTCGCGGTGATGGGCCTGTTTGGCATCGGCGAGCTGCTGGTCGCGGTCGAGGAGGAGTTTCATGCCCGCGCCGTGTCCTCCAAGATCGACTGGCGCGAAGTGTTTCGTGCGGTCGGCCGTCTGCCGCGGCATGGCGTGGCGCTCCTGCGCAGCGCTGCGATCGGCTGCTGGATGGGCATTACGCCGGGCGGCCCGACCGCGGCCTCGTTCATGAGCTATGGCATTGCGCGCCGGTTCTCGCGCCGCGGCCGCTATTTCGGCACGGGCGAGGTCGAAGGAATCGTCTCGCCGGAGACCGCCGATCATGCCGCCGGCACCAGCGCGCTGCTGCCGATGCTCGCGCTCGGCATTCCGGGCTCGGCCACCGCGGCCGTCATGATGGGCGGGCTGATGATCTGGGGCCTCAATCCCGGACCGATGCTGTTCGTCGACCAGAAGGACTTTGTCTGGGGCCTGATCGCCTCGATGTATGTCGGCAACATCGTCGCCGTCGTGCTGGTGCTGCTTACCGTTCCGGTCTTCGCCGCCTTGATGCGGATTCCCTTCGTGGTGATCGCGCCGCTGATCGTGATCATCTGCGTCGTCGGTGCCTATTCCGTCTCGAACTCCTATCTCGACGTCATCATGATGCTCGGCTTCGGCGTCGTCGGCTATCTGTTCAAGAAGCTGTTCTATCCGCTGGCGCCCCTCGTGCTCGCCATCGTCATCGGCGACAAGGCCGAGGACGCGTTCCGGCAGTCGATGCTGATGTCGAAGGGATCCCTCGGCATCTTCTTTGCCAACAAGCTGGTGACATGCCTGATCGTGGCCGGGATCGCGCTGCTGTTGCTGCCGCTCGTGCTGCAGCTCGCGCGCCTTTGGCGCAAACCCGCATCCCCCGACGCGACAAGCCAGGAGAAAGCGATCATATGA
- a CDS encoding GntR family transcriptional regulator — protein sequence MLHEDVVSRIRAILLDGEIPPGARIPERELCERLGISRTPLREALKVLAAEGLVQLLPHRGSRAAKLTDKDMRDLFEVCQGLEALAGELACERITDAEIDAIAAAHAAMVQHYRDGDLIQYYRGNRAIHEAIVTAAGNPVLAGLYTSVTARIRRARYVTPMTPQRWALAVKEHEAILNALQRRDGAGLSHILRAHLRHKREEVLQAGFAETEGNDLALRIA from the coding sequence ATGCTTCACGAGGATGTCGTCAGCCGTATCCGTGCGATCCTGCTCGACGGCGAAATTCCGCCGGGCGCCCGGATTCCCGAGCGCGAGCTGTGCGAGCGGCTCGGCATCTCGCGCACGCCGCTGCGCGAAGCACTCAAGGTGCTCGCCGCCGAAGGGCTCGTGCAGCTCTTGCCGCATCGCGGCTCGCGCGCGGCAAAACTGACCGACAAGGACATGCGCGACCTGTTCGAAGTCTGCCAGGGCCTGGAGGCCCTCGCCGGCGAGCTCGCTTGCGAGCGCATCACGGACGCCGAGATCGACGCAATTGCCGCCGCGCATGCAGCCATGGTGCAGCATTATCGCGACGGCGACCTGATCCAGTACTACCGCGGCAACCGCGCCATTCACGAAGCCATCGTGACCGCGGCCGGAAATCCCGTGCTCGCGGGACTTTACACATCGGTGACGGCACGCATCCGCCGCGCGCGTTACGTCACGCCGATGACACCGCAGCGCTGGGCCCTCGCGGTGAAGGAGCACGAGGCGATCCTGAACGCGCTGCAGAGGCGCGACGGGGCCGGCCTCTCGCATATTCTGCGCGCGCATCTGCGCCACAAGCGCGAAGAGGTGCTGCAGGCCGGCTTTGCCGAAACGGAAGGCAACGATCTCGCACTGAGAATTGCGTGA
- a CDS encoding tripartite tricarboxylate transporter TctB family protein produces MISRRALELATAVLTGGFGVTVVISSLDNGIGWSSAGVEAGTFPFLTGIIIVLGSLYNLVRGVLPVASLANVPVAITQVELRRLAGLFVPAAIFVAAIPLAGMYVASALYVFAVLAIPRHQSVPRALAMAGATALALYVVFERMFQVSLPHGALAAAFGF; encoded by the coding sequence ATGATCTCCCGCCGCGCGCTTGAACTCGCCACTGCCGTCCTCACCGGCGGCTTCGGCGTGACCGTCGTCATCTCCAGCCTCGACAACGGCATCGGCTGGTCGAGCGCGGGCGTCGAGGCCGGCACCTTCCCGTTCCTGACCGGCATCATCATCGTGCTCGGGAGCCTCTACAATCTGGTGCGGGGCGTGCTGCCGGTGGCGTCCCTGGCCAACGTCCCGGTCGCGATCACACAGGTGGAATTGCGCCGGCTTGCCGGCCTGTTCGTGCCGGCCGCGATCTTCGTGGCCGCGATTCCGCTCGCTGGGATGTACGTCGCCTCGGCGCTCTATGTCTTCGCCGTGCTGGCGATCCCGCGGCACCAATCCGTGCCCCGCGCGCTCGCCATGGCGGGGGCGACCGCGCTGGCACTCTATGTCGTGTTCGAGCGCATGTTCCAGGTCAGCTTGCCGCACGGTGCGCTCGCCGCCGCGTTCGGGTTCTGA
- a CDS encoding 4-hydroxythreonine-4-phosphate dehydrogenase PdxA — protein sequence MTAKPLIALAMGDPAGISPELTAKLVAQDDIRARCRLVVIADRRIFDEGARVAGVKPALATVEQGADLRAAAGEALFVDLGHLDPREVEPKTATLAGGKFALTNYRHALALGRDGRVDAVCFTPFNKQAMRLARAEYDDEIAFSAEVVGLETPASEFNVLDRLWNARVTSHIPLRDVAARLSSERIHRALALTDACMRKAGFARPRIAVAGLNPHAGDGGNFGREEIDVIAPVVAAGRREGIAAEGPFPADTVFLRAKAGAFDAVLTMYHDQGQIAMKLMGFDRGVTLLGGFPFPICTPAHGTAYDIAGQGIASIGASRAAVLLAAEMAARHRS from the coding sequence ATGACCGCAAAGCCGCTGATTGCGCTCGCCATGGGAGACCCCGCCGGCATCAGCCCCGAGCTGACGGCCAAGCTGGTGGCGCAGGACGACATCCGCGCGCGCTGCCGGCTCGTCGTGATCGCCGATCGCCGCATCTTCGACGAGGGCGCGCGCGTTGCCGGCGTCAAGCCGGCGCTGGCGACCGTGGAGCAGGGCGCCGACCTTCGCGCGGCAGCGGGTGAGGCGCTGTTCGTCGACCTCGGCCATCTCGACCCGCGGGAGGTCGAGCCGAAGACCGCGACGCTTGCCGGCGGAAAATTCGCGCTGACCAATTACCGGCATGCCCTCGCGCTGGGCCGCGACGGCCGCGTCGACGCGGTCTGCTTCACCCCCTTCAACAAGCAGGCGATGCGGCTTGCGCGTGCCGAGTACGACGACGAGATCGCATTCTCCGCGGAGGTGGTCGGCCTCGAGACGCCGGCCAGCGAGTTCAACGTGCTGGACCGGCTCTGGAACGCGCGGGTCACCTCACACATTCCGCTGAGGGACGTCGCTGCAAGGCTGTCCAGCGAGCGCATCCATCGTGCGCTCGCGCTGACCGATGCCTGCATGCGCAAGGCCGGCTTCGCGCGGCCGCGCATCGCGGTCGCCGGTCTCAATCCGCATGCCGGCGACGGCGGCAATTTCGGCCGCGAGGAGATCGACGTGATCGCGCCCGTGGTCGCAGCCGGCCGGCGCGAGGGCATTGCGGCGGAGGGACCGTTCCCGGCCGATACAGTTTTCCTGCGCGCCAAGGCCGGCGCCTTCGATGCGGTGCTGACGATGTATCACGACCAGGGCCAGATCGCGATGAAGCTGATGGGCTTCGATCGCGGCGTCACCTTACTCGGCGGCTTCCCATTCCCGATCTGCACGCCGGCGCACGGCACTGCCTACGATATCGCAGGGCAGGGCATTGCCTCGATCGGCGCCAGCCGCGCGGCGGTGCTGCTTGCCGCGGAGATGGCGGCGCGTCACCGTTCCTGA
- a CDS encoding SDR family oxidoreductase → MKIVVIGGTGLIGSKLVARLKQQGHEAVAASPKSGVNAVTGEGLAAALAAADVVVDVANAPSWEPAAVLAFFERSSEILVATEAAAAVKHHVTLSIVGTERSPDNAYFRAKLAQETIIKSSPIPYSIVRATQFFEFLGAIAEMSTIDGKVVVPSALFQPIAADDVAAHLAEVATGKPLNGTIDIAGPEKAPFNEFIARRLKASGDTRPVVGDPKAPYYGGLIDDTSLNPLGAARLGKTPLATWLASL, encoded by the coding sequence ATGAAGATTGTCGTGATCGGCGGGACCGGATTGATCGGATCCAAGCTCGTGGCGCGGCTCAAGCAGCAAGGTCACGAGGCCGTGGCAGCCTCGCCGAAATCAGGCGTGAATGCCGTGACCGGCGAGGGCCTCGCTGCGGCATTGGCAGCCGCGGATGTCGTCGTCGATGTTGCTAATGCGCCGTCGTGGGAGCCGGCCGCCGTGCTCGCATTCTTTGAGCGTTCAAGCGAAATTCTGGTTGCGACAGAGGCTGCCGCGGCGGTGAAGCATCACGTGACCCTGTCGATCGTCGGGACCGAGCGCTCGCCCGACAACGCCTATTTCCGTGCCAAGCTCGCGCAGGAGACAATCATCAAGTCCTCGCCGATCCCCTACTCGATCGTGCGCGCCACCCAGTTCTTCGAATTCCTCGGCGCCATTGCCGAAATGAGTACGATTGACGGCAAGGTCGTCGTTCCATCGGCCTTGTTTCAACCGATCGCTGCCGACGACGTCGCCGCTCACCTCGCTGAGGTGGCAACGGGCAAGCCGCTCAACGGCACGATCGACATCGCGGGTCCCGAGAAGGCTCCCTTCAATGAATTCATCGCACGCCGCCTGAAGGCATCCGGCGACACGCGACCGGTGGTCGGAGACCCGAAGGCGCCGTATTACGGCGGCCTTATCGACGATACATCGCTGAACCCGCTCGGCGCGGCGCGACTCGGAAAAACACCGCTCGCGACATGGCTCGCAAGCCTGTGA
- a CDS encoding adenylate/guanylate cyclase domain-containing protein, whose product MPSPAPANEAERLAALRALDILDSAPEAAYDEIAELAAQLCGCPVSYISFIDDERRWLKAQYGLPAEVTDAPRENAVCTTTICGTELLVIPDLKRDPRFENSPMVSLEPSCRFYCGMPLITDEGYALGTLCVMDFEPRQLSFEQTEALRMLSHQVLAQLELRRKLIESRQIIEQLEQARLEAATERERAEQLLRNVLPAPVATELTRHGRVQPRYTRSATILFADIQGFTLLAERTEPARLINLLDEYFSALDDIGARHGLEKVKTIGDAYMAVAGVLSPDRRHSIDVCLAALEMRGQLDHLGAQYEATGQRALQLRIGIHTGPVISGVVGNRRMTFDIWGDAVNTAWFMEAFGTAGRINVSDTVAGHVHGLFDLESRGPIEAKHARAHEMFFLNGLKREYSRNEDGNLPNDRFVSEYHRIGGSRLAQER is encoded by the coding sequence ATGCCGTCACCGGCACCCGCAAATGAGGCTGAGAGATTGGCCGCCCTACGCGCGCTCGACATCCTCGATAGCGCGCCTGAAGCCGCTTATGACGAGATCGCCGAGCTCGCGGCGCAACTTTGCGGCTGCCCGGTCTCCTACATCAGCTTCATCGACGACGAGCGGCGCTGGCTCAAGGCGCAGTATGGCCTACCGGCTGAAGTCACCGACGCTCCGCGCGAGAACGCAGTCTGCACAACGACGATCTGCGGCACCGAGCTGCTCGTCATTCCCGACCTGAAACGAGATCCGCGTTTCGAAAACAGCCCGATGGTCTCGCTGGAGCCATCCTGCCGATTCTATTGCGGCATGCCGCTCATCACCGATGAAGGTTATGCGCTCGGAACGCTATGCGTGATGGACTTCGAGCCGCGGCAGCTTTCCTTCGAGCAGACGGAAGCTCTCCGAATGCTGTCGCATCAGGTGCTGGCCCAACTGGAACTGCGCCGCAAGCTGATCGAATCCCGTCAGATCATCGAGCAGCTGGAGCAGGCACGCCTCGAGGCTGCTACCGAAAGAGAGCGTGCCGAGCAGCTGCTGCGTAACGTCTTGCCGGCACCGGTTGCCACCGAGCTGACGCGCCACGGCAGGGTCCAGCCGAGATACACCCGGTCGGCCACCATTCTGTTCGCGGATATCCAGGGCTTTACCCTGCTCGCCGAACGGACCGAGCCGGCCAGGCTGATCAATCTCCTCGACGAATATTTTTCGGCTCTGGACGACATCGGTGCCCGACACGGTCTGGAGAAGGTCAAGACCATAGGCGATGCCTATATGGCGGTTGCCGGGGTGCTCTCGCCCGACCGGCGGCACTCGATCGACGTTTGCCTGGCGGCGCTGGAGATGCGAGGCCAGCTCGACCATCTCGGAGCGCAATACGAAGCGACCGGCCAACGGGCCCTGCAATTGCGCATCGGGATACACACCGGCCCGGTCATCTCCGGTGTCGTCGGCAACCGCAGGATGACCTTCGACATCTGGGGTGATGCGGTCAACACCGCGTGGTTCATGGAAGCGTTCGGAACAGCGGGACGGATCAACGTCTCGGACACCGTGGCAGGGCACGTCCATGGGCTATTCGACCTGGAATCGCGCGGCCCCATCGAGGCCAAGCATGCGCGTGCGCACGAAATGTTCTTTCTCAATGGCCTGAAGAGGGAATATTCGCGTAACGAGGACGGCAATCTGCCGAACGATCGTTTTGTTTCAGAGTATCACCGCATTGGTGGTTCACGGTTGGCTCAGGAACGGTGA
- a CDS encoding MBL fold metallo-hydrolase: MTIDVSRRSLLALGASLGAGLGASAMLGSSALARAPKLGTQTPYWHRFVLGDAEVTVVSDGPLPLGDPSGTFTGVPKEEVKKMLADNFLSPDNVVLEQNSPIVNTGDKLILFDTGMGSSKMFGASTGRQQKSMTEAGIKPGDIDAVVCSHAHIDHIGGIVDEGGKPLFPNAQVYISQTDFDFWTDEAKLGGPAKDFVVHARKNLLPVRDRIVFFKDGQEFLPGVQAIAAPGHTVGHTIFMVSSAGKSFAFLGDLSHHSVLLLERPRMEFSYDTDPKQAADTRVKLLTMLAANKTPVMSYHFAWPGYGHVAKAGDGFHYYPEPMKMTL, encoded by the coding sequence ATGACAATCGATGTCTCACGTCGATCTTTACTTGCACTTGGAGCCAGCCTTGGAGCTGGCCTTGGGGCGAGCGCGATGCTCGGCAGCAGCGCGTTGGCGCGGGCTCCCAAGCTCGGCACCCAGACGCCGTACTGGCACCGCTTCGTTCTCGGCGACGCCGAGGTGACCGTGGTGTCCGACGGACCGCTCCCGCTCGGCGACCCCTCCGGGACCTTCACCGGCGTCCCCAAGGAAGAGGTCAAGAAGATGCTGGCGGACAATTTCCTGTCGCCGGACAACGTCGTGCTCGAACAGAATTCGCCGATCGTGAACACCGGCGACAAGCTGATCTTGTTCGACACCGGCATGGGCTCATCGAAGATGTTCGGCGCCAGCACCGGCCGGCAGCAGAAAAGTATGACGGAGGCCGGCATCAAGCCCGGCGACATCGACGCCGTGGTCTGTTCGCATGCCCATATCGACCATATCGGCGGCATCGTCGATGAGGGCGGCAAGCCGCTGTTTCCGAACGCCCAGGTCTACATTTCGCAGACCGATTTCGACTTCTGGACCGACGAGGCCAAGCTCGGCGGCCCGGCCAAGGACTTCGTCGTTCATGCCCGCAAGAACCTGCTGCCGGTGCGCGACCGCATCGTGTTCTTCAAGGACGGCCAGGAATTCCTGCCCGGCGTGCAGGCGATCGCGGCGCCCGGCCACACCGTCGGCCACACCATCTTCATGGTGTCGTCGGCCGGAAAATCCTTCGCCTTCCTCGGCGACCTCTCGCACCATTCCGTGCTGTTGCTGGAGCGGCCGCGGATGGAGTTCTCCTACGACACCGATCCGAAGCAGGCGGCGGATACGCGGGTCAAGCTGCTGACGATGCTCGCGGCCAACAAGACCCCGGTGATGTCCTATCACTTCGCCTGGCCGGGCTACGGTCATGTCGCCAAGGCGGGCGACGGATTCCACTACTATCCGGAACCGATGAAGATGACGCTGTAG